A DNA window from Candidatus Dormiibacterota bacterium contains the following coding sequences:
- a CDS encoding FAD-dependent oxidoreductase, with the protein MIPALDADVAVVGAGPAGAAAALFAARRGHRVIIFDKQDFPRNKPCGEGLMPGGRPALRELGLEDGVISSGAPPLEGIQFGLAEQPQVAVPFPEHDGEQAGLGIRRLTFDARLVDALGHDSRIQFCPNTEARDVRTGTDGMATVITAAGEVRARFVAVADGLRSAFRHRLGWTVGPRPPHRYGIVAHWTMDGPVDPWVRITFDRGLEVYEGPVAGNQRMVGLLCYQDRMREFGGRLESNYREVAQSLRPALRNAEMAGSVSAVGPFWYRASTVARDGIFLIGDAAGFTDPITGEGIAAGLRQARAFAAALDNPNPERAYRQLHRRLTKDPRRVAALFLRLSRTPALVERAMRSHQRAPQTLTTLLGIGFGYWGFNRVTPREWIRMFSGR; encoded by the coding sequence GTGATACCAGCGCTCGACGCCGATGTCGCGGTGGTTGGCGCTGGGCCGGCCGGAGCCGCCGCGGCGCTCTTTGCCGCGCGACGTGGCCATCGGGTGATCATCTTCGACAAGCAGGATTTTCCCCGCAACAAGCCATGTGGTGAAGGGCTGATGCCAGGCGGGCGGCCGGCATTGCGCGAGCTTGGCCTCGAGGATGGGGTCATCTCGAGCGGGGCGCCACCGCTCGAGGGAATCCAGTTCGGGTTGGCCGAGCAACCACAGGTGGCGGTGCCCTTTCCCGAGCATGACGGCGAACAAGCGGGACTGGGAATCCGGCGGCTCACCTTCGATGCTCGCCTGGTCGACGCGCTCGGTCACGATTCCCGGATCCAGTTCTGCCCTAACACGGAAGCGCGCGATGTCAGAACGGGCACCGATGGCATGGCGACGGTGATCACCGCGGCCGGCGAGGTCCGCGCTCGCTTCGTGGCCGTGGCCGATGGCCTGCGTTCCGCGTTTCGTCATCGCCTGGGTTGGACGGTTGGCCCGCGTCCGCCCCACCGCTACGGCATCGTCGCCCACTGGACGATGGACGGGCCCGTCGATCCCTGGGTGCGGATCACTTTCGACCGTGGCCTCGAGGTCTACGAAGGTCCGGTGGCTGGCAACCAGCGAATGGTCGGACTGCTCTGCTACCAGGATCGCATGCGCGAGTTCGGCGGCCGGCTCGAGTCGAACTACCGAGAGGTCGCCCAGTCCTTGCGGCCGGCGCTGCGCAACGCGGAGATGGCTGGTTCCGTTTCAGCCGTGGGTCCCTTCTGGTATCGCGCGTCGACGGTTGCCCGCGATGGCATCTTCTTGATCGGCGATGCCGCTGGGTTCACCGACCCCATCACCGGAGAGGGCATCGCCGCTGGCCTGCGCCAGGCACGCGCCTTCGCTGCCGCCCTGGACAACCCGAATCCCGAGCGTGCCTACCGGCAGCTGCACCGCCGGCTGACGAAAGACCCGCGTCGCGTGGCCGCGCTGTTCCTCCGGTTGAGCCGCACACCGGCGTTGGTCGAGCGCGCCATGCGCAGCCATCAACGCGCTCCCCAGACGCTGACGACCTTGCTCGGGATCGGCTTCGGCTACTGGGGATTCAACCGCGTCACTCCGCGGGAGTGGATCCGGATGTTCAGCGGCCGCTGA
- a CDS encoding isoprenylcysteine carboxylmethyltransferase family protein produces the protein MSPRRYAAVLLAFGSQRGLELLYSARNERLIRGRQPSAPQAGRSIFKWIALVNVGLFTLPALERWWRGHPPPPATAAAGWIASVSALALRLSVLISLRGSWTVRAVVPSDLRIVDRGPYRFIRHPNYVALGLEFLGLPLIGGAYASTVVLGVANALLLRRRIQEEDVLLMAIPAYRERMADKPAFLPRLVSGR, from the coding sequence GTGAGTCCCCGGCGGTACGCGGCGGTCTTACTCGCCTTTGGTTCGCAGCGGGGCCTCGAGCTGCTCTACTCTGCGCGGAACGAGCGATTGATCCGAGGCCGCCAGCCATCCGCGCCGCAGGCTGGGAGGTCGATCTTCAAGTGGATCGCTCTTGTCAATGTCGGCCTCTTCACGCTTCCCGCCCTCGAGCGGTGGTGGCGCGGGCATCCACCGCCTCCCGCGACTGCCGCGGCCGGCTGGATCGCATCGGTGTCCGCGCTCGCCCTTCGCCTCAGCGTGCTGATCAGTCTCCGGGGATCATGGACGGTGCGCGCCGTGGTGCCGAGCGATTTGCGCATTGTCGACCGCGGCCCGTACCGCTTTATCCGCCATCCGAACTACGTCGCACTCGGCCTCGAATTCCTCGGCCTTCCGCTGATTGGCGGCGCCTATGCCAGTACAGTCGTTCTCGGCGTGGCCAATGCTCTGCTGCTCCGCCGGCGGATTCAGGAAGAGGACGTGCTGCTGATGGCGATCCCGGCGTACCGCGAGCGGATGGCGGACAAGCCCGCCTTCCTGCCGCGCCTGGTCAGCGGCCGCTGA
- a CDS encoding DUF2277 domain-containing protein, with amino-acid sequence MCRSIKTLRRRDEKPTDQEIHDAALQFVRKISGYRVPSRANTPAFESAVRDVSASSRRLLDAIA; translated from the coding sequence ATGTGCCGAAGTATCAAGACGCTCCGCCGCCGTGACGAAAAGCCAACCGACCAGGAGATTCACGACGCCGCCCTGCAGTTCGTGCGCAAGATCAGCGGCTACCGCGTGCCGTCACGCGCCAATACGCCGGCGTTCGAATCGGCGGTGCGCGACGTGAGCGCCAGCTCGCGCCGCCT